The Vitis vinifera cultivar Pinot Noir 40024 chromosome 18, ASM3070453v1 region TGGCACTCAAATCGAATGACCCAACTGAAAGGCCCACTTTGAAAAAGATTTAATGGGGCTGACCAACACAAAACCTCGTAAGCCCATTACAAATCAGGCCATTGTACCATTCTCACACACTGTTTCACTAGCACCAatggcttcttcttcttcttcgagCTCTGCCTCAAACTTCCAAAACCCTAACAAGAAGAAGACGCTAGGGTTAATTGCTAATGCATTGAAACGTAAAGACAGCTTCATACAGTTCTTCGCCATGTCTGGAATCTTTCTCCTCAGCCTCAGATCCCTCGGTCAGAAGTACCGCCTCAATGATCTTCAAGAAGATACTGCCTCTCTCAAAGAGGAACAGAAAGGGCTCCATGATCGCATGAATCACATCAAGCGCAGCCTCCTTCACGAAGCTTCTCTTGACTCCACCGGCCTCTTCGCTTCCCGGCTTCGCCTTCTCTTCGGTGACGACCAGTGAATCTGGTGAATTTTGTATTGCTTACGCTGTTTCTACTGTTCTGAATAAATcttcttttggtttttgtttttacaaGAAAGTTTACtgagaaaactagagttttttttttagttttctacaGGAATTTATGTGGTTTTAGGAGAAAACTAGGGATTCTGTGACCTTTATTGGATGCTGTCATCTATAGTATTAAATGAGAAAATTCGGGGCTTCTGTTAATGTGTTCTCTGCTAAGGAATTTTTAACCCAGTTTAGAAGGTTGAATGCTTTCTCTACACGGGTTCTGATTTGCTCTTCtatttggtctttatgaggagTTTTGGGTTTTATATGTTTCAGGTTCTTGGATTACAATTTTCATgtaaaatttttgttgtttgattCTGGTGACTTCTGAAGCGTTGGACATAATTTTTTCTGATAACAATATTGACAAAATTGAAAAGGATGAATAAATTGATTGTTTGAGGGATACATCTTTCCCCG contains the following coding sequences:
- the LOC100247271 gene encoding uncharacterized protein LOC100247271, with amino-acid sequence MGLTNTKPRKPITNQAIVPFSHTVSLAPMASSSSSSSASNFQNPNKKKTLGLIANALKRKDSFIQFFAMSGIFLLSLRSLGQKYRLNDLQEDTASLKEEQKGLHDRMNHIKRSLLHEASLDSTGLFASRLRLLFGDDQ